From the Lathyrus oleraceus cultivar Zhongwan6 chromosome 4, CAAS_Psat_ZW6_1.0, whole genome shotgun sequence genome, one window contains:
- the LOC127073643 gene encoding transcription factor MYBS1: MSSSATIWSYEEEKAFENAIAMHWIEKQDSKEQEWEKIASCVPNKSMEEVKQHYQVLVDDVSAIEAGHVSFPNYANELETSSNKDSSKSTTSLDKRSSCNFGSGFSGLGHDSTHHSSGKGGLSRSSSSEQERRKGIPWTEEEHRLFLLGLDKFGKGDWRSISRNFVISRTPTQVASHAQKYFIRLNSMNRDRRRSSIHDITSVNNGDVASNHQAPITGQHGNTIPSNTMGLGQSMKHRVHPHHPSAGLGMYGAPVGHPVVAPPAHMASAVGTPVMLPHHPHHHPPYVVPLAYPMAPPPMHQ; the protein is encoded by the exons ATGTCATCAAGTGCAACAATTTGGAGCTATGAAGAAGAAAAAGCATTTGAGAATGCCATAGCCATGCATTGGATTGAAAAACAAGATTCAAAAGAACAAGAATGGGAAAAGATTGCTTCATGTGTCCCTAACAAAAGCATGGAAGAAGTGAAACAACATTATCAAGTATTGGTAGATGATGTTAGTGCAATTGAGGCAGGTCATGTTTCATTTCCAAATTATGCTAATGAATTAGAAACTAGTTCGAATAAAGATTCTTCTAAGTCCACCACAAGTTTGGATAAGAGATCAAGTTGTAATTTTGGTAGTGGGTTTTCTGGTTTGGGACATGACTCCACCCACCATAGTAGTGGGAAAGGTGGATTGTCAAGGTCTTCATCATCAGAACAAGAAAGGAGAAAAGGAATTCCATGGACAGAAGAAGAGCATAG GCTGTTTTTACTTGGTCTAGACAAATTTGGAAAAGGAGATTGGAGGAGTATTTCAAGGAACTTTGTGATATCAAGGACACCAACACAAGTGGCAAGTCATGCACAAAAGTATTTCATAAGGTTGAATTCAATGAATAGAGATAGAAGAAGGTCTAGTATTCATGATATTACTAGTGTTAACAATGGAGATGTAGCTAGTAATCATCAAGCACCAATAACAGGGCAACATGGTAACACAATTCCTTCAAATACAATGGGTTTAGGACAATCAATGAAGCATAGAGTTCATCCTCATCACCCTAGTGCTGGTTTAGGAATGTATGGAGCACCAGTTGGACATCCTGTTGTTGCTCCTCCTGCTCATATGGCTTCTGCTGTTGGGACTCCGGTTATGCTTCctcatcatcctcatcatcatccACCTTATGTTGTTCCTCTTGCTTACCCTATGGCACCTCCACCAATGCACCAATAA